CACTTTGAAGGtaattttcaactttccaaACAAGAAAATGCTCCGACAACATACGAAGAAGCCGTCCAGTTTGCCAGCGGATTCACCAAAACTTTATCGGATTCCATAGCCAAAGATTCGGCAGATGGAAACAAGCCACTCGGTGTCCCTTGTTTTGTTGGGCTCTACCCCCTAGTCTTGGTGCCAGGATTTGAAGGCGCTAAAGTTCTTCACAATGATCTTGAATTCACTCAGGTTTCCAAGTACACGCGAATCATGGAGGACTATGAAGCCTTGGACAAAAAGCTTTATTCCATGATAAGTGACCCCAAGACGAATCAAATTCGGCCATTTAAAAAGAAGCTACACGATTTCCAGCAAAATTGCCATTTATTCAATAGAGACCTCAAAACGAAGTTGAGAGACTCGGTCATCAACATTCGCAGTGGTCGTCAAAAGAACCAAGAAGACTCTTCCTTCAGGAAACTGATGGAACGCATCATCAGTGATCggcaattttctttcaatccAAATCGCCTCGAAGTCTGGCTGTCGGAGAAGCACCGCGAAATTTGTCTGATGAAAAGATTTCAAgatgttttaaaagaaaaagtcaaaagtcaagaaaaaatccttttctttccttccccggaaaaattacaagaaacCATGATCGATTCCAAAGTTCGATTCGGCTTCGAAATCGCTTTTCATGCGATAAAACGGCCAGAGCCTTTTTTGGCACTAATGGAAAAACCTGTATTCGAAAAAGATGTAAACGATTACCAAGCAGCAATCGAACCTAAAACTAAAGAGGACGTGCCGTGGTACCAAAACGAGCGAATCGAAAAAGAGATGAGCATTTTCGCCAAGTTAGTCAACGGAAATTTCGAAGATGAGACCTTTGCATTAACCGCACCTGATAACGAGGATGAAGACGATGTCCACACATCTGGACTGCCATTTGCTGTTTACTATGGAGGTATTAAGCATTATGGAGGCAGCGCACTCCTGGTTTTATGCAAGCATTACCAAAAACCCAATCTACTTGAAATCCTTCAGTTACTTTTCGATCGCAATATAGACGTCAACTCTGTGGACAAAGAAGGGTTGAATGCTCTCCTTAACTTATGTCAATATTACAAAGAAGATAATTTAATTGATATAATTCGATTTTTACTTGAACAACAAATCAATATCAATTATCAAGACAAGgacggatggaatgctctcTCTTACGTATGTCGATTTTATAAtaaggaaaatttaattgatatcATTCGACTTTTACACTCTCAGTTTTTTGGGGGTATTCGAGGGTATTCGAACTAGTAGCGTTTTGGTTTTTGCTACTAATAGTATAGGGGGGGTATTCTATTAGTAGCATACCTGTTCTAGAATAGGGGTTCGAATATCCCCCGAATACCCCCTATTCCATGCCTATTCTAACAGTTTTGCTGAGTGGGGGAAGATTGACTTGGACAAAACATCAACATCAACTTCCAAGACAAAGAAGGATGGAAcgctcttcttctcttgtgtCTATATTAtcaaaataacaatttaattGACATCATTCGGCTTATTTTTTCCCACCAAAACAACATTAACTGCCAGGACAGATGGACTGTGAATTGTAAATTGAAAGATGGACGGAATGCGCTCCACTTAGTGTGTAAAACATATCACagagaaaatttgattgacattgttaaattttttgttgatcAAAAAATTGATGTTAAGTGTAAAACCCAAGACGGATGGAACGCTCTCCATTTGGTATGTCGCTATTACAAGAAGAATGATTTGATCGACATCGTTCGACTACTACTCAAACAACAAATTGACATCAACAGTCAGGAAAACAACGGCTGGAATGCTCTACATTTCGTGTGCCGCTACCAACCCAGAAATAATTTGATGAATCTAGTTCGACTACTAATTGAGCACAAGATCGACAAGAATGTAAAAACGTCTGGGGTTGAAATTAGAACTGCGCAATCTTTCCTAGTCGACCGCTCCAAAACAGAAGATGTCAGACAgattataatatttttacaaTCATCAGAAGATGTCACACAgattataaaatttttaaaatcacgaACAATCAATCATTCAATATAAAAACCCTTTAAACCAAAACTACTGCAAAtactgaaattttaaatttgtttatgaTGTCGATTCCCTGGATAATTATACCAAGATGATTTGTATCAATGCCACAGACGAAATAGTTTTAACTCGTgacaatttcaattaaatgttTCCCTATTGATTCTATTCCCTTATGTTCTAGAGGAGGGAAATTTGTACTATTCGTTCATAGATTTGGTGGATACAAATAAAATGCTCGCATTTTTTCACCCGTCCCCTTCCTTGAAGAATGttttaagaaaagaggaacttcGACTTCtagattttattaaaattattgatttaaatcCATATCGTTATCGATATTATAGTcatcaaaggagaaaaaaagaaacaatttttttatcgatTCTTCTGATGAGAAAATGGGCAAACGATGTTTAATTCTACAGTGGGAAATGCTGATTCTGTTTTGTGTTTACTCTAATGCATCCATCGCTAATGACTCGCAAACAAACGTCGACCTTTCACTCCCGGTTGAAACGAACAGGACAAAGCGATCGATAATCGGTGTTCTCGGAATTGGGATATCTTTAATCGACTTGACAATAACTAACATCAGAGAAATATTCGACAATGACGTAGGGGCAAAGGAGTTGAGGTCCCATTTCCagaagataaaaaatgaattggagGCTCAGAATCGGGAACTCCAATCCCATTAGCCAAAACATCAACATTATTGACTTGTCTGTGGCGTATGCTCAATCTGAGAAAATCAAAGGCAGGCTGCTGGCACTGCAGCAATACCTGGAACATTCCAGCCATCATTATCGAAACGGTCTACTGGGCCAAATTGCTTTCAGTCCAGATACGAGACGCTGCTCTGGCTGCTGAAGCAAGTTTAGAAATCATCCGCTTTTATAGACTCTATCATAATGTTGCGTTTTGATATCAGTGCCATGGCCAAAAAATGCGCAAGAATGTCGAGTTCATATTCAGTATAATTATGACTGGACTTTGGGTACATGGCGAGTACCAAGGAATAATTGAAATCACCGAAGGGGAAAGGTTCGACTCaatttgatttcgttttcttttggcaaaaaaaaattttaattttaatttcaatatagttcatgcccccccccctcccaccgaaaaaaaaattcaaacacttAATTAATGGCACGAAGGTGCCATTGATTGTGCAAGCAAattgatcaaaatttcaaacgatTCAATGGCAAAAGACCGTACTACAGAAAGGCCAC
The sequence above is drawn from the Daphnia pulicaria isolate SC F1-1A chromosome 1, SC_F0-13Bv2, whole genome shotgun sequence genome and encodes:
- the LOC124332743 gene encoding uncharacterized protein LOC124332743 codes for the protein MVLNLVKYFRSRISGGYSHTKTIWMPAFCRPFDLGTFYNVGTEEVIPIYNLCSTLDSKSITTRNDRISFSLIGSDNLSDKFESLNVSSSLQISILAGMIEPEGSGSFLKRKKGQIRESSIHVRCHCLTAVKGIQLNLPNTAKPVVFNSQEIINSGATHVVTQIQYGAEATFTFSQQLKETDDEQKVSARLAASGKNLLRALEGKVEINGDVKPSEKHNETDIRCHFEGNFQLSKQENAPTTYEEAVQFASGFTKTLSDSIAKDSADGNKPLGVPCFVGLYPLVLVPGFEGAKVLHNDLEFTQVSKYTRIMEDYEALDKKLYSMISDPKTNQIRPFKKKLHDFQQNCHLFNRDLKTKLRDSVINIRSGRQKNQEDSSFRKLMERIISDRQFSFNPNRLEVWLSEKHREICLMKRFQDVLKEKVKSQEKILFFPSPEKLQETMIDSKVRFGFEIAFHAIKRPEPFLALMEKPVFEKDVNDYQAAIEPKTKEDVPWYQNERIEKEMSIFAKLVNGNFEDETFALTAPDNEDEDDVHTSGLPFAVYYGGIKHYGGSALLVLCKHYQKPNLLEILQLLFDRNIDVNSVDKEGLNALLNLCQYYKEDNLIDIIRFLLEQQININYQDKDGWNALSYVCRFYNKENLIDIIRLLHSQFFGGIRGYSN